The following proteins are co-located in the Nomia melanderi isolate GNS246 chromosome 1, iyNomMela1, whole genome shotgun sequence genome:
- the LOC116426810 gene encoding uncharacterized protein LOC116426810 isoform X1, which yields MTISASTERMETTKELPKKKLINTNLLSLKLLLFLFFGGMGCLFPFLPLHMMEMGLSIEQIRMISMVSPAIAIVGPLVASPIADKLAGHQGRSNKSSTGRYLRVMIAIACILSAIFYAFLLIIPTVDHVELPKGRRPGLKFNCDQTGAVVLQERCKDRVSCHRWSDETRVGPLLLEDCNYACYPVGSKRWRADDSGSAATGTTDSNIAVEGSGETTVIPLESEMYAQDQEEFKKVRRFVMAGNEPPHICFNESDNVVCHVYTEYTGTLAVNATLGQALNNESGKEWCAYPLAEYFACRIPLDLKARMAEVYQSCSIECNLVDAYTLPDSVFVESQCQRGENWSHLVFWTYLVIRSVADIFPTTAVGLIDAAVVIATRETSCGRGDVGRQLAFGSLGFAIFGPLTGYLCTLIENLNSFYYLPIALHSIMMLLAAVVAICANGMPLSPPEWWWHTRSGMLALPMSAVKRYGSETAALVVILIVMGTFWSAMDSYLPLHLQKLGGNEFPIGVAMTVGAVPAFLFLWKSEHLVDYCGHSNLLITAFTVYIIRFTGLSLVSGPWWSLVSEALEVFTLGIMWVTAILYLRHLVPRHLTVTAQALPVIAHFCIGRCTGAVIGAYINVDDSDIVYSLRFVYRYMAIAAAAVAALYFVLYHGLLKPRCHAHTIQGPRQPPTVVQAAIKEYELTMNGNGNYTPLRVYHNGMGRKGQFRY from the exons ATGACGATATCGGCGTCCACCGAGAGGATGGAAACCACGAAGGAGCTGCCTAAGAAGAAGCTTATCAACACTAATCTCCTTTCACTGAAGCTCTTATTATTCCTTTTCTTTGGAG GAATGGGCTGCCTCTTCCCGTTTCTTCCGCTTCACATGATGGAAATGGGCCTGAGCATCGAGCAGATCCGAATGATCTCGATGGTTTCGCCGGCAATAGCGATCGTCGGGCCCCTGGTCGCCAGTCCCATCGCCGACAAACTCGCGGGTCATCAGGGAAGGAGCAACAAGTCCTCGACGGGTCGTTACCTCAGGGTGATGATCGCGATCGCCTGCATTCTGTCCGCCATTTTCTACGCGTTTCTTCTGATCATTCCAACCGTGGACCACGTCGAGCTGCCCAAAGGGAGAAGGCCAGGCCTAAAGTTCAACTGCGACCAGACGGGCGCCGTGGTGTTGCAAGAAAGATGCAAGGACCGCGTTTCTTGTCACAGGTGGTCCGACGAGACCAGAGTCGGTCCGTTGCTTCTGGAGGATTGCAATTACGCTTGCTATCCTGTCGGCTCGAAACGGTGGCGGGCGGACGACAGTGGTTCCGCTGCTACCGGAACCACCGACTCTAATATCGCTGTGGAGGGAAGCGGCGAGACCACGGTGATTCCTCTGGAGAGTGAAATGTATGCGCAG GATCAAGAAGAATTCAAGAAGGTCCGAAGATTCGTAATGGCCGGCAACGAGCCACCGCATATCTGCTTCAACGAGAGCGACAACGTGGTGTGCCATGTTTACACCGAATACACTGGTACTCTGGCTGTAAACGCTACTCTGGGCCAAGCTTTAAACAACGAAAGCGGCAAAGAGTGGTGCGCCTATCCTCTGGCCGAGTACTTCGCCTGTCGTATACCACTAGATCTGAAGGCGAGGATGGCAGAGGTGTACCAGAGTTGTTCCATCGAATGCAACTTGGTCGATGCGTACACTCTCCCAG ACAGTGTTTTCGTGGAAAGCCAGTGCCAACGGGGAGAGAATTGGTCGCATCTAGTCTTCTGGACGTACTTGGTTATACGATCGGTCGCTGACATTTTTCCAACGACAGCCGTGGGCCTAATCGATGCTGCAGTGGTGATAGCGACGAGAGAAACGTCCTGCGGGCGCGGCGACGTGGGTCGCCAATTAGCTTTCGGTTCCTTGGGTTTTGCTATTTTCGGCCCCTTAACCGGCTATCTCTGCACCTTGATAGAAAACCTGAACTCTTTCTATTACCTGCCGATCGCTCTGCATTCAATTATGATGCTTCTGGCGGCCGTTGTTGCTATCTGCGCCAACGGTATGCCTTTGAGTCCTCCAGAATGGTGGTGGCACACTAGAAGCGGCATGCTGGCACTTCCCATGAGCGCTGTTAAAAGATACGGCAGCGAGACTGCTGCTTTGGTGGTCATCCTTATTGTCATGGGAACCTTCTGGAGCGCCATGGACAGCTATCTGCCATT acatttacaaaaattaggaGGTAACGAGTTTCCCATTGGCGTAGCTATGACCGTGGGAGCTGTGCCAGCATTCTTATTCCTCTGGAAATCCGAGCATCTCGTCGACTATTGTGGTCACAGTAATCTTCTCATCACTGCCTTTACCGTGTACATTATTAG GTTTACTGGATTGAGTCTCGTCTCAGGACCGTGGTGGTCCTTGGTTTCGGAGGCTCTAGAAGTGTTCACCCTTGGGATTATGTGGGTTACTGCCATTCTGTATCTGAGGCATCTTGTCCCGCGCCATTTAACCGTAACTGCCCAGGCATTGCCTGTGATTGCGCATTTCTGTATCG GTCGGTGTACCGGAGCTGTGATCGGTGCTTACATAAACGTAGACGACTCTGACATCGTTTACTCGTTAAGATTCGTGTATCGTTACATGGCCATCGCAGCAGCAGCAGTTGCCGCCTTATACTTTGTCCTCTATCACGGCCTACTGAAGCCACGTTGTCATG
- the LOC116426810 gene encoding uncharacterized protein LOC116426810 isoform X2, with protein MTISASTERMETTKELPKKKLINTNLLSLKLLLFLFFGGMGCLFPFLPLHMMEMGLSIEQIRMISMVSPAIAIVGPLVASPIADKLAGHQGRSNKSSTGRYLRVMIAIACILSAIFYAFLLIIPTVDHVELPKGRRPGLKFNCDQTGAVVLQERCKDRVSCHRWSDETRVGPLLLEDCNYACYPVGSKRWRADDSGSAATGTTDSNIAVEGSGETTVIPLESEMYAQDQEEFKKVRRFVMAGNEPPHICFNESDNVVCHVYTEYTGTLAVNATLGQALNNESGKEWCAYPLAEYFACRIPLDLKARMAEVYQSCSIECNLVDAYTLPDSVFVESQCQRGENWSHLVFWTYLVIRSVADIFPTTAVGLIDAAVVIATRETSCGRGDVGRQLAFGSLGFAIFGPLTGYLCTLIENLNSFYYLPIALHSIMMLLAAVVAICANGMPLSPPEWWWHTRSGMLALPMSAVKRYGSETAALVVILIVMGTFWSAMDSYLPLHLQKLGGNEFPIGVAMTVGAVPAFLFLWKSEHLVDYCGHSNLLITAFTVYIIRFTGLSLVSGPWWSLVSEALEVFTLGIMWVTAILYLRHLVPRHLTVTAQALPVIAHFCIGRCTGAVIGAYINVDDSDIVYSLRFVYRYMAIAAAAVAALYFVLYHGLLKPRCHAHTIQGPRQPPTVVQAMNGNGNYTPLRVYHNGMGRKGQFRY; from the exons ATGACGATATCGGCGTCCACCGAGAGGATGGAAACCACGAAGGAGCTGCCTAAGAAGAAGCTTATCAACACTAATCTCCTTTCACTGAAGCTCTTATTATTCCTTTTCTTTGGAG GAATGGGCTGCCTCTTCCCGTTTCTTCCGCTTCACATGATGGAAATGGGCCTGAGCATCGAGCAGATCCGAATGATCTCGATGGTTTCGCCGGCAATAGCGATCGTCGGGCCCCTGGTCGCCAGTCCCATCGCCGACAAACTCGCGGGTCATCAGGGAAGGAGCAACAAGTCCTCGACGGGTCGTTACCTCAGGGTGATGATCGCGATCGCCTGCATTCTGTCCGCCATTTTCTACGCGTTTCTTCTGATCATTCCAACCGTGGACCACGTCGAGCTGCCCAAAGGGAGAAGGCCAGGCCTAAAGTTCAACTGCGACCAGACGGGCGCCGTGGTGTTGCAAGAAAGATGCAAGGACCGCGTTTCTTGTCACAGGTGGTCCGACGAGACCAGAGTCGGTCCGTTGCTTCTGGAGGATTGCAATTACGCTTGCTATCCTGTCGGCTCGAAACGGTGGCGGGCGGACGACAGTGGTTCCGCTGCTACCGGAACCACCGACTCTAATATCGCTGTGGAGGGAAGCGGCGAGACCACGGTGATTCCTCTGGAGAGTGAAATGTATGCGCAG GATCAAGAAGAATTCAAGAAGGTCCGAAGATTCGTAATGGCCGGCAACGAGCCACCGCATATCTGCTTCAACGAGAGCGACAACGTGGTGTGCCATGTTTACACCGAATACACTGGTACTCTGGCTGTAAACGCTACTCTGGGCCAAGCTTTAAACAACGAAAGCGGCAAAGAGTGGTGCGCCTATCCTCTGGCCGAGTACTTCGCCTGTCGTATACCACTAGATCTGAAGGCGAGGATGGCAGAGGTGTACCAGAGTTGTTCCATCGAATGCAACTTGGTCGATGCGTACACTCTCCCAG ACAGTGTTTTCGTGGAAAGCCAGTGCCAACGGGGAGAGAATTGGTCGCATCTAGTCTTCTGGACGTACTTGGTTATACGATCGGTCGCTGACATTTTTCCAACGACAGCCGTGGGCCTAATCGATGCTGCAGTGGTGATAGCGACGAGAGAAACGTCCTGCGGGCGCGGCGACGTGGGTCGCCAATTAGCTTTCGGTTCCTTGGGTTTTGCTATTTTCGGCCCCTTAACCGGCTATCTCTGCACCTTGATAGAAAACCTGAACTCTTTCTATTACCTGCCGATCGCTCTGCATTCAATTATGATGCTTCTGGCGGCCGTTGTTGCTATCTGCGCCAACGGTATGCCTTTGAGTCCTCCAGAATGGTGGTGGCACACTAGAAGCGGCATGCTGGCACTTCCCATGAGCGCTGTTAAAAGATACGGCAGCGAGACTGCTGCTTTGGTGGTCATCCTTATTGTCATGGGAACCTTCTGGAGCGCCATGGACAGCTATCTGCCATT acatttacaaaaattaggaGGTAACGAGTTTCCCATTGGCGTAGCTATGACCGTGGGAGCTGTGCCAGCATTCTTATTCCTCTGGAAATCCGAGCATCTCGTCGACTATTGTGGTCACAGTAATCTTCTCATCACTGCCTTTACCGTGTACATTATTAG GTTTACTGGATTGAGTCTCGTCTCAGGACCGTGGTGGTCCTTGGTTTCGGAGGCTCTAGAAGTGTTCACCCTTGGGATTATGTGGGTTACTGCCATTCTGTATCTGAGGCATCTTGTCCCGCGCCATTTAACCGTAACTGCCCAGGCATTGCCTGTGATTGCGCATTTCTGTATCG GTCGGTGTACCGGAGCTGTGATCGGTGCTTACATAAACGTAGACGACTCTGACATCGTTTACTCGTTAAGATTCGTGTATCGTTACATGGCCATCGCAGCAGCAGCAGTTGCCGCCTTATACTTTGTCCTCTATCACGGCCTACTGAAGCCACGTTGTCATG
- the LOC116426811 gene encoding uncharacterized protein LOC116426811 isoform X1 codes for MDSLANYASDGDNSNNSDDPKMLYETHSDASKRASDANYDPVQMDMSEESNNNNSSRESSSERANSPVTQSKTDSSRTLPSPSDQRRSDHENHSANSKEEHKRGDRSDRNRHMSDKGRRSSYDDRKQRESSHRDSRDTKRSRDDERKSRDDDKKKEKSSLGSARDEKTDDRDKNDKDHHYRDDRRDRNRDRGDRDRRRDRDRDRDRRHSRDDRSKDRHRDDRSNYHKEKDRTRSRSRSRDRAPPPFRTMSYREEKSRNKLAQLEKLGIELKAPEGGDPPAPGIQNEQNYYNPLATATQGKYAEQIQKRKLLWANKSKQDDGKTSTAASTANTWVGTTFTHDQDGKVTAKFKRLMGIKDDLPTAATAGAKPDILKKQEEMFNNMEQQYEVARATTHTQRGVGLGYATGGYQFPR; via the exons ATGGATTCGTTAGCAAATTACGCCAGTGACGgggataatagtaataattcgGACGATCCGAAG ATGCTGTACGAAACGCACAGTGATGCCAGCAAAAGAGCCAGTGACGCTAATTACGACCCGGTACAAATGGACATGAGTGAG gaAAGTAACAACAATAATTCATCCAGGGAATCCAGTAGCGAACGCGCAAATAGTCCAGTCACGCAGTCAAAGACAGACTCATCCCGAACATTACCTTCCCCCTCAGACCAGAG GCGATCTGATCATGAGAATCATTCAGCGAATTCAAAAGAAGAGCACAAACGCGGAGATCGGTCCGACCGTAATAGACACATGAGTGACAAAGGACGCCGATCATCTTACGATGATAGAAAGCAACGAGAGAGTAGTCACAGGGATAGTCGAGACACAAAGAGGAGTCGCGACGACGAGAGAAAGTCTCGTGACGATGacaagaaaaaggagaaaagttCGTTGGGATCCGCTAGGGACGAGAAGACCGACGACAGGGACAAGAATGACAAAGATCATCACTACCGTGATGATCGAAGGGATCGTAACCGGGACAGAGGTGACAGGGATAGGCGCAGAGACAGGGACAGAGATCGAGATCGTAGACATTCTAGGGACGACAGGTCGAAGGACAGACATCGGGACGATAGATCCAATTATCACAAAGAAAAGGATCGTACTCGGTCAAGGTCACGGTCCAGGGACCGCGCACCGCCGCCTTTCCGTACGATGAGTTACAGAGAGGAAAAGAGCAGGAATAAATTGGCCCaattagaaaaattaggaaTCGAATTGAAAGCACCGGAAGGAGGGGACCCTCCCGCTCCTGGCATTCAGAACGAACAGAATTATTATAATCCCTTGGCAACCGCAACGCAAGGGAAATACGCTGAACAGATACAGAAAAGGAAACTTTTGTGGGCGAATAAG TCGAAACAAGACGACGGTAAAACATCCACGGCAGCTTCAACTGCGAACACATGGGTCGGTACAACGTTCACTCATGACCAGGATGGAAAAGTGACCGCAAAGTTCAAGCGATTGATGGGCATTAAAGATGATTTACCGACTGCTGCGACCGCAGGCGCTAAGCCAGATATATTAAAGAAACAGGAGGAAATGTTTAACAACATGGAACAACAGTACGAAGTAGCACGTGCTACTACCCACACGCAGCGCGGTGTCGGACTAGGCTATGCTACTGGCGGTTATCAATTCCCACGATAA
- the LOC116426811 gene encoding uncharacterized protein LOC116426811 isoform X2, translating into MLYETHSDASKRASDANYDPVQMDMSEESNNNNSSRESSSERANSPVTQSKTDSSRTLPSPSDQRRSDHENHSANSKEEHKRGDRSDRNRHMSDKGRRSSYDDRKQRESSHRDSRDTKRSRDDERKSRDDDKKKEKSSLGSARDEKTDDRDKNDKDHHYRDDRRDRNRDRGDRDRRRDRDRDRDRRHSRDDRSKDRHRDDRSNYHKEKDRTRSRSRSRDRAPPPFRTMSYREEKSRNKLAQLEKLGIELKAPEGGDPPAPGIQNEQNYYNPLATATQGKYAEQIQKRKLLWANKSKQDDGKTSTAASTANTWVGTTFTHDQDGKVTAKFKRLMGIKDDLPTAATAGAKPDILKKQEEMFNNMEQQYEVARATTHTQRGVGLGYATGGYQFPR; encoded by the exons ATGCTGTACGAAACGCACAGTGATGCCAGCAAAAGAGCCAGTGACGCTAATTACGACCCGGTACAAATGGACATGAGTGAG gaAAGTAACAACAATAATTCATCCAGGGAATCCAGTAGCGAACGCGCAAATAGTCCAGTCACGCAGTCAAAGACAGACTCATCCCGAACATTACCTTCCCCCTCAGACCAGAG GCGATCTGATCATGAGAATCATTCAGCGAATTCAAAAGAAGAGCACAAACGCGGAGATCGGTCCGACCGTAATAGACACATGAGTGACAAAGGACGCCGATCATCTTACGATGATAGAAAGCAACGAGAGAGTAGTCACAGGGATAGTCGAGACACAAAGAGGAGTCGCGACGACGAGAGAAAGTCTCGTGACGATGacaagaaaaaggagaaaagttCGTTGGGATCCGCTAGGGACGAGAAGACCGACGACAGGGACAAGAATGACAAAGATCATCACTACCGTGATGATCGAAGGGATCGTAACCGGGACAGAGGTGACAGGGATAGGCGCAGAGACAGGGACAGAGATCGAGATCGTAGACATTCTAGGGACGACAGGTCGAAGGACAGACATCGGGACGATAGATCCAATTATCACAAAGAAAAGGATCGTACTCGGTCAAGGTCACGGTCCAGGGACCGCGCACCGCCGCCTTTCCGTACGATGAGTTACAGAGAGGAAAAGAGCAGGAATAAATTGGCCCaattagaaaaattaggaaTCGAATTGAAAGCACCGGAAGGAGGGGACCCTCCCGCTCCTGGCATTCAGAACGAACAGAATTATTATAATCCCTTGGCAACCGCAACGCAAGGGAAATACGCTGAACAGATACAGAAAAGGAAACTTTTGTGGGCGAATAAG TCGAAACAAGACGACGGTAAAACATCCACGGCAGCTTCAACTGCGAACACATGGGTCGGTACAACGTTCACTCATGACCAGGATGGAAAAGTGACCGCAAAGTTCAAGCGATTGATGGGCATTAAAGATGATTTACCGACTGCTGCGACCGCAGGCGCTAAGCCAGATATATTAAAGAAACAGGAGGAAATGTTTAACAACATGGAACAACAGTACGAAGTAGCACGTGCTACTACCCACACGCAGCGCGGTGTCGGACTAGGCTATGCTACTGGCGGTTATCAATTCCCACGATAA